The Chitiniphilus purpureus sequence CACTGCCGACGATGCCCGATTCCGGGTAGTAACGGGGCACCCAGACGGCACCTTTGGCAGTGTCGAGCCGCTGGTACCAGACACCGTAGCCAACCGTGCCCCAGAGCGGCTGCTGGCGGGTGACGGTACGCCCCTTGTCCGAACCATAATCGAGTGAAACCAGCCAGTCGGCCTCGTGCGCGCCGACCAGCGCCAGCCCTTGTTGTGCCAGGGCCGCGCCCACCTGCTGTTCCACCTCGCGCTGCAGCAGGCTCTGCTGCTGCGCCTCATTGCGCTGGAACGCAAAACGTTTGCCTTGGAACGGTGCATCGATCATATGGCGCACACTGACCTGCGCCACAAACTGCGGCGCTGCACAGCCTGTTGCCAACAGCACCGACAGCAGGGCAAGCCGGCGCATCAGCATGGTCACTTGGCGATATGCCCCGGGATACGCGGCGTGGACACCGAAACATCGGCGCACTGCGCGCGGTGCCGCAACGCATGATCGATCAGCGTCAACGCCAGCATGGCCTCGGCAATCGGCGTTGCCCGGACACCGACGCAGGGATCGTGGCGGCCAGTGGTGGCCATCATCACCGGATTGCCAGCCTTGTCGATCGAACGGCGCTCCTGGGCGATGCTCGAAGTCGGCTTGACCGCCAGATTCACCACGATGTCCTGCCCGGTGGAGATCCCGCCCAGGATGCCGCCGGCCTCGTTGCCGACGAAACCTTCCGGCGTGAGTTCGTCGCAGTGCTGCGAGCCCCGCTGGGCGACGCTGGCAAAGCCCGCGCCGATCTCGACGCCTTTGACGGCATTAATGTTCATCATGTTGTAGGCAATGTCGGCATCGAGCCGGTCATACACTGGCTCGCCCCAGCCCACCGGCACGTTCTGCGCCACCACGGTGATCTTGGCACCAACCGAGTCGCGAGCCTTGCGGATGTCATCCAGGTATTGCTCCAGTTGCGGCACCACTGCTGCGTTGGGCGCAAAGAACGGGTTCTGCCCCACATCCTCCCAGCAGGCGAACGGCACCGGGATTTCACCCAGCTGGCTCATATAACCGCGGACGACGATACCGTAGCGCTCCTTGAGCCACTTCTTGGCAATGGCGCCAGCAGCGACGCGCACTGCAGTCTCCCGCGCCGACGAGCGCCCGCCACCACGATGGTCGCGAATGCCGTACTTGTGCCAATAGGTGTAGTCGGCATGCCCCGGGCGAAACGTCTCGGCGATCTTGCCGTAGTCCTGGCTACGCTGATCGGTATTGCGGATCAGGAGGCCGATCGATGTACCGGTGGTCTTGCCTTCGAATACGCCCGAGAGGATCTCGACTTCGTCGGCCTCCTTGCGCTGCGTGACGTGACGACTGGTGCCGGGCTTGCGCCGATCCAGCTCCGCCTGAATATCCGCCGCCTGCAATTCGAGCCCCGGTGGGCAGCCATCGACCACACAACCGATGGCCGGGCCATGGCTTTCGCCAAACGAAGTGACGGTAAATAGAAGACCAAGCGTATTGCCGGACATCGCGGTTTCCTATGCAGCATGGGATCGATTCGAGCCGGTTATCTTAACACGGGCGTAGCGGCAGCCAGGAACGCAGCCCGGACCAAGACCATTGCTTTGGAATCTTTTGAAGGAGGATGCGTGCCGGAAGGTGGTGCTGACGCCGGGGCGGGGTGGCCAGCTGCCCAATGGCGGACTTACCTGAGTGCCACCGTCCCCGCCAGATCAACAACCGGGACCGGGGTGCGCTGGATCGCCGATCCTAAAGCAAAACCCCCGGGTGCGTGAGCACCCGGGGGTTTTCATGAGGAGTCTGGCGATGACCTACTTTCACACGGGAACCCGCACTATCATCGGCGCTAAGTCGTTTCACGGTCCTGTTCGGGATGGGAAGGCGTGGGGCCAACTCGCTATGGTCGCCAGACGTAACTGGTTGAGCTACGACTGTATACAGTCCTGCTCCAAATCGATAGAAGAAGCGGTGCGCGGCCGACAGCCCCACACACTCAAATTCGTTTCAGGTTAGATCATACGAGCTTGTCGCCACCCTGAACCGACCTGGTTCAGGTTATAGGATCAAGCCACACGGGCAATTAGTATCGGTTAGCTTAACGCATTACTGCGCTTCCACACCCGACCTATCAACGTCCTGGTCTTGAACGACCCTTCAGAGAGCTCAAGGCTCTAGGGAAGTCTCATCTTGAGGCGAGTTTCCCGCTTAGATGCTTTCAGCGGTTATCTCTTCCGCACTTAGCTACCCGGCGATACCACTGGCGTGATAACCGGTACACCAGAGGTGCGTCCACTCCGGTCCTCTCGTACTAGGAGCAGCCCCTCTCAAACTTCCAACGCCCACTGCAGATAGGGACCAAACTGTCTCACGACGTTTTGAACCCAGCTCACGTACCACTTTAAATGGCGAACAGCCATACCCTTGGGACCGGCTACAGCCCCAGGATGTGATGAGCCGACATCGAGGTGCCAAACTCCGCCGTCGATGTGAACTCTTGGGCGGAATCAGCCTGTTATCCCCGGAGTACCTTTTATCCGTTGAGCGATGGCCCTTCCATACAGAACCACCGGATCACTATGTCCTGCTTTCGCACCTGCTCGACTTGTCGGTCTCGCAGTCAAGCCACCTTGTGCCATTACACTATCAGTACGATGTCCGACCGTACCTAGGTGACCTTCGAGCTCCTCCGTTACACTTTGGGAGGAGACCGCCCCAGTCAAACTGCCTACCATGCACGGTCCCCGATCCAGATGATGGACCTAGGTTAGAACCTCAAACGCACCAGGGTGGTATTTCAAGGACGGCTCCATGGCAACTAGCGTCACCACTTCAAAGCCTCCCACCTATCCTACACAAGTCCGTTCAAAGTCCAATGCAAAGCTACAGTAAAGGTTCACGGGGTCTTTCCGTCTAGCAGCGGGGAGATTGCATCTTCACAAACATTTCAACTTCGCTGAGTCTCAGGAGGAGACAGTGTGGCCATCGTTACGCCATTCGTGCGGGTCGGAACTTACCCGACAAGGAATTTCGCTACCTTAGGACCGTTATAGTTACGGCCGCCGTTTACCGGGGCTTCAATCAAGAGCTTGCACCCCATCATTTAACCTTCCGGCACCGGGCAGGCGTCACACCCTATACGTCGACTTTCGTCTTGGCAGAGTGCTGTGTTTTTGATAAACAGTCGCAGCCACCTTTTCACTGCAACCGCGTCGAGCTCCAGTCGCGAGGACCTTCACCCTACTGCGGCACA is a genomic window containing:
- a CDS encoding DUF4136 domain-containing protein, producing the protein MRRLALLSVLLATGCAAPQFVAQVSVRHMIDAPFQGKRFAFQRNEAQQQSLLQREVEQQVGAALAQQGLALVGAHEADWLVSLDYGSDKGRTVTRQQPLWGTVGYGVWYQRLDTAKGAVWVPRYYPESGIVGSVPISHTVYTHFLSMDIYDRRTLATGEFAKRYEGRATHAADEAALDPALPWLIRALFQSFPGFSGATREVRLLLPQK
- the aroC gene encoding chorismate synthase, with amino-acid sequence MSGNTLGLLFTVTSFGESHGPAIGCVVDGCPPGLELQAADIQAELDRRKPGTSRHVTQRKEADEVEILSGVFEGKTTGTSIGLLIRNTDQRSQDYGKIAETFRPGHADYTYWHKYGIRDHRGGGRSSARETAVRVAAGAIAKKWLKERYGIVVRGYMSQLGEIPVPFACWEDVGQNPFFAPNAAVVPQLEQYLDDIRKARDSVGAKITVVAQNVPVGWGEPVYDRLDADIAYNMMNINAVKGVEIGAGFASVAQRGSQHCDELTPEGFVGNEAGGILGGISTGQDIVVNLAVKPTSSIAQERRSIDKAGNPVMMATTGRHDPCVGVRATPIAEAMLALTLIDHALRHRAQCADVSVSTPRIPGHIAK